The Macaca nemestrina isolate mMacNem1 chromosome 8, mMacNem.hap1, whole genome shotgun sequence genome contains the following window.
CGGGGGTTGCAGCAGTTCACAGAGCTTGTGGGAATATGGACTGAACCCTGCCTGCTGTGCCAGCACACGCCCTGTGCACAGCCCATGAAGTCACAACTTGGCCTTGCAGGTCTCCCTGCCATGGGGAAAAAGATACGCGGCAACCGTGGAAGGGGCAGAGGCGGGGTCAGGGCGGCGGGCAGGCCAGCCTGGGCTCCGGGGGGCCAGGTGCTGTTGCCAGGGTCCCGGAGGCTTGCCAAGGGGCACAAGCAGGACAGAGCCAGGGAACACCCCCACAGCAGGCTGCCTCCAGTGCCCACGGAGGCCTGTGGTCTCTAGGGGAAAGGGCTCAGACACGGCGGGTGACCCTCCACGCCTGTCCCCGCAGCAGGCCAAGTTCACCTTCTACCGCTGTGCTGTGCTGCTCCGCTGGCGGCTGCGGCACACCCTCTTCTGCACGCTGGCCTGGGAGAGGGGCCTCAGCGCCCGCCACTTCCTCTGGACCTGCctggtgaggggcctgggatcgGTGGGGAGGAACAGGGCCAAGGAGTGGGGACCAGGCTTGCGGCTCCCCATTCACTCCCGTCTCACACACAGCTGCTATGGCAGCTCCAGGGGCTGGGCAAGGCAAGCTGGGGCTGGAAGACCCTGGTGTCCCCAGGGCCCCCCAACCCGCCCCAGCCAGGTGTGCTCTCCTCCGGCCAGATGACCCGCAGCCAGGAGGAATTCGGCATCCACTTGTCACAGGCCCTCAGCTACCTGCACAGCCACTCCTGCCACATCAAGACCTGGGCGGCGCTCTTCATAGGTGGGGGGGGCAGGGCCGGGCTTGGAGACCCCCAGGCCTGCCCCACCCAAACACCCTTGACCCTCCCTGACCCACTGCCCACAAGACAGGAAAGGGGGTGGATGAGGAGGGGCTTGGGGCTGAAGAGGGGCAGGGGTGGGCTGGAGccccccaggagacagggagccCGAGCCGCCAGCTGCCCGTCTGTCGCACAGGCCACACCATCTGCTGCCACCCCCAGGCCGTATTCCAGATGCTGAACGCCGGGGACATCAACCTGCTATTGTGCAGTAAGCGGCCCTCCCTCCAGAGCCCCCACAGCCCAcaccctcccacccctgcccaccctcccacccctgcccaggcGCTCTTCAGACCCATGGCACCGACAGCAAGACTGAGGCCCCAGAGGAGAACCCCCACCCCCGTACCCAGCATCAGGATAAAGACACAGGCCTCCTGAGCAGTGCCCAGCCCCCATCCCACCTTCGTGTCTTGAGGCTGAGGTTGACCCTTCCCCTCCCCAGGCCCCCATCAGGGCACTTGGGGCCTGAGGCTCACACCCACTCCACAGCTGCCTCATGGCACCAACAGAACAAGGGGCCGGGGAATGGGGGTGGTGGGTGAGTAGTGAAGGGAAGCAACCCAGGCCTGGAGTCACAGGAGGTGGGGTCTGGCTGGCCCCACCCACCCCcgacaccccaccccacccctccccaccccaccccacccggGCTGGGGTAAAGGGGCTGCTCCAGGCTGGGGTCACCTCTGACCTGCTCCTCCTCTTCTGGAGCTTTTGAACATCTCAAAAGCGACCCCGAGCCCAGCATCCGGGAATTTGCCACCAGCCAGCTCTCCTTCCTCCAGAAGGTGTCGGCCAGACCCAAGCAGTGACCTCCGGCCATCCTCCCCAACGGCCTTCCCCAGGCTGTGCCCACCTGGTCAGCCCTGCCCCATCTGCCCCCCACAGAGCTTGGTTGCATAACGTTTTTCCATTTGAAAGAAAGATCTAGATTCAACAAAGCAGCTTGATGCGTGTCAGCTCCCTGCCCGCCAGGGGCCCTTCTGCTGCGACCAAGCCAAGCCCCAGGAGACACTGGCAGGACTTGGGGACAAACCCAGGGTCAGGCCCCGGGGACAGAGACAAGCTGTGAAGTCCGTGAAGCGCCCTGCAGGTGGACGCCCGTCCACTCCTGGAGGCAGGGTCCCCTTGATTGGGGCCTGAGCCCAAGCCACAGCCTGCCGGGGTCCCAGGGTCCTGGGGGCTGGGCGGGCCCTCGAATCGAGGGCAGGTTCCGCCCAGGGTGGCTGCTCAATCTTCAGTCTGTCTCCAGCTTGATGCGCCACAGTGGCTGGGGGCTGATGGTAGGACGGAGTTCCCTCAGTCGGGACCCCAATGtctccctccacccccatcaACATCCTTCTCAGTCCATTCAGGGTTAGCAGCAGAACCAGCCAGGCCCACTCTGGACACACTGTGGCCTGAGGCAGGAGCCTtggctctctgagcctcagctgtTCCAACTGTAAAATGGGCAGTAAGACCTTTCTCCCAAGACCCTTGGAGGGATGAGTCCAGAGGCAGGTACCCTGGACTCCCAGAGAGCCACCAGGGAACCTACCTGCCCAACCTTCCACCTCGGCCTGGGTTTCCACCTGGCCTGGGGTCCACGCAGCTCCTGAAGAGCCCCTCCCTGCAGGGCTCTGCCTGGGCTCTCATCCCATGCTGCCTCTGTCTCGGGATTCTGCCAGGCCAGCCACCATCCCACCCATGGGATGATCCAGACTACACCCCCTTTCCCCTCCTGGCCAGTGCTGACCCCACTCCACACTCAGCTCAGGCGGTCCTTCCACATGGAGcatctcccccacctcccagcctggTACTCTGCACTGTGccccccaggcccctcctccacaCCCCCTGTAACCCTGCCCCCCACCAAGGTAGAGCAccccaaggccccacctccatgCCCCCATTCCCCCGTACCCCTGAGGAGGAGCACACCAAGGCCCCGCCTTCATGCATCCTGTCTCCCAGGCCCCCAAGGTGGAGTATCCCAAGGCCCCGCCTCCATGCCCCCGCTCCCCGCCACCCCCCGAGGTGGAACACCCCTAGCTGTAACTGGGAGGCTTACCAGCCTGTCTTCCCCGCAACTCTCCTAGACTGTGAGCCTCTTGGGGCAGGGACATGGCTACACAGGGCCAGCAGAGGTGACCCCAAAACTTGGCTGGTGGATTGAAAAAATACAGCAAACTTCACCCAACACGCATCAGATTTACTTGAGTTCCAAATGTgtttgaggaaaggagagagtaACCATCCGGGACAGCTGTTGCCCTTTCTCCACACAGGAGCCAGGTCTGTGGCCCCCTTAGCTGTGTGTCAGTCTTGGAGGCAGGGCTGCTTGAGAAAGGGCTTTTGGGGTTTCCACATCTCCCCATCTTATCCACTGACCTCCTCCAGACCTGCCCCAATTGCTTCTTGCTGGAACCTCCTGGGGCCCCAGGACAGAGACCACTCCTAGGCTCTCCAAACCCTGGGGCCAGCCCCAGGCCCACCTTCCTCCCAGCGGGGGCCATGCCCTCCGTGCACCCTGGCCTAGGGTGGGGCCAGCCCCAGGCCCACCTTCCTCCCCGCGGGGGCCATGCCCGCCGTGCACCCTGGCCTAGGGTGGGGCCAGCCACCAACACAGACACAGCACCCAGGAACACACGAGCATCCAGTCCACGCCCTCCAGCAGGCTCCGGTCCAGGCCTCTCACATCCAGCCCCAGGTGCCCAGGAGGTACCCTCCCTCCCCGGGCTGATGGATGGAGCCTTCCTCCACCTGAGCCACCACCTGCACCCTTCTCTGCGCCTCGGAGCCTGAAATGTGGACACCTGGTTGGGGCAGGACAGGGACCAACCCGCCGGACACAGGCCCTGAGGAACTGCCAAATGAATCCCAGCCCAACCTGCAGAGGACAATGCTGGTGACCCACCTCGCCTTCTAATGTCACAGTCCCGAGAACCGTCAACACGGCCACCCCGCCCAAAGCAGGGCTCCCGCCTGGGTTTTCGAGACAAGGCAGGCCGGCCCCTGGGTCGGGGTGCAGGGACCCAGAGCGGCCACCAGAGGGCAGCGTAGGAGCACGCGGGAGCCCCATTCTGGGCAGCAGCCCAGCATCCCGACAGTGGCCTCCTGAGCCCTGCGGGGGCCCCCAGGCCACCGGCCCGCCCCGCCTGACGCCTCAgcccactccacacacacacgGCCACGCCACGGCTCCTGATTTATTGCCTTCGAGTGTCCAGAACACCTGACTGCCCTGGGGTCTAATAATTTAAGGTGCCGAGAACAGGTCAGGGCAAGGGGTCGCAGAAGATGGGCTGGGGGGGCCCAGTGGTTACAAAATGTACCCCCGCCCTGCAACAAACAGGCCAGAGGAGACCGGCCTGGGCTGGTGTGGGAGGGGGCGGGCGGGGGTCCAGGGAAGAGGGCGCCCGACCCACCTCGGAAAGACAGAGCCACGGCCAGCGCTGCCAGAGGGAGCGGCAGAGACAGGAGAAGGCCCGGAGGCCACACAGGCCAGGGGGCTCCTCGGACACAAGTGCGCGGAGGCGTCGGGGAGGAAAAGGCGATGTGGGGCCAGCCAAGGCCTGGAGCCCCTGCTGGGCTGGGcagagcagggctgggcagggccaCCAGGCCCAGTCAATGTCCTGAGCTACATGACACAGCAGCGAGTCTTGTGCGTGTGTGGGTCTTTGAACCGCAGCCTCTGTTTGGGCCGGTATTTCTCCAGATAGGTGAGCTGCTTGCTGTTGATGGCTCCACGGCGCTTCCTGGGAAGAGGGGGACAGGGACAGGGTTCATCCAAGGCCCTGGCTCGGCCACCTCACCTGTCCCAGGGAGCTGGAAGctgagagtgcagtgagctggAGTAAGGCCTTGCGGCTGGCCAAGCCCCTCCCATCCCAGGGCCTTGCCACAGCTGCTCCCAGAGTCACAGTCACCCTTTCCTGGCCTCCTGCAGCTTACCCCTGCTTGCCTTCCAAACTCACCAAAGCGCCACCTCCTCCAGGCTGACTCTGGGCTCCCTACGGCCCCCAGGCTTCCCCAGATGGGTAGGACCCACCCCAAGGCCATGAGTAGGCAACAAGGGTGGTGTCTGGGCACCTCTACCATCCAGGAAGGGGGGGCCTGTGAGTAAGGGAGGGGCTGAGCCCAGAATTCCAGCCCAGCTACACGACCTTCACTTACAGCAGGGACCTCGGTTGCGTGCTCACCCTGTCCCCACCATCCCTGCCACCTGGTCCTTATAGCGGGGACCTGGGCTGTGTGCGCACCCTGCCCCTGCCACCTGGTCCTTACAGCGGGGACCTGGGCTACATGCTCACCCTGTCCCTGCCACCTGGTCCTTGACCACAGGTACCTGGGCTGGGGTGGacaggaagacttcctggaggagaggATGTTGCAGCCACACCTGAGAGACCCTGAGGTGACAGGCGTCCGGGGCCTGGGGCTGCCCACCCAGCACCTCTGGAGACTCATCCATCCTCACCTGCCATGGCCTCAGGCGTGCCCACGGGCTGGCCCTGGCCAAGGAAGTGGGAGCGGAAGTAGCGCAAGGAGTCTCTGTCCAGCAAAGCTGCAGGCACCCCGTGTGGCTCCACCATGCTCGCTTCCTCTGCCCAGCCACCGGCATGCTGGGGAAGGCGCAGCCCTCGGCCAGGCCTCCGCTTAGGGCCCCCACCCACAGACACGCAACAGGGGCAAGAAACACCCATGCTGTTCTGGGCCTGGCCATTTCTGCAGCACCGCCCAACCTGTCCTGACCAGCGCAGCTTCAGGTGCAGGGAGCCACACAGCAAAAACCACAAGGGAGAGACAAGCCCTGGCTCGGTGAGACGTGGGGTCAGGAGAGGCCCCAGGGAACGTGCTCGCCTGTGTGCACCCGCATGTGTGAAAATGCATGTCATGTATGAGTGCACACGTGTGTACGTGCCTGAGTGCATCCATGTGTGTCTACGTGTGCACCCACTTGTCTGTATGTGCCTGTGTTCACACACCTGCCTGTACGTGTGTGCCTGCATATGTCTGGgtctgtgtgtgcacacgtgtacTTATGTGTGTGCCTGCATGACCCCCatgcgtgtctgtgtgtgagcGTGCACATCCCAGGGCCCCCAAGGAGACCTGAGCACCTGCAGGCCACGCTCCCACACAGACCTACAGGGCAGGCCACGCTCCCACACAGACCCACAGGGCAGGCCACGCTCTTGCACGGACCCGCAGGGCTGGCCACGCTCCCACACAGACCCACAGGGCAGGCCACGCTCTTGCACGGACCCGCAGGGCTGGCCACGCTCTTGCACGGACCCGCAGGGCTGGCCACGCTCTTGCACGGACCCGCAGGGCTGGCCAGCCAGTATGGCCGGGAACAAGCCTGCCTCTGGGAGGAAGAGATGGCCTCGCTAGCCAAGCCTGTCCAAGTAGCACGGGTGTGTGGCACTCATGGGCACGCACATGGTGGGCTGGGCAGGGGCAGGCTTCAGGCGCCGCATCCGTTCCTCCAGAGTTGGCCCTGCTGTCCCGGCCAGACTCCCCCAGGACCCCCTGGGCAATGGGCAGATGGCAGCCTTCCCCAGGGAGGCCACCAAGTGACAGGGATGGGGCAGGCAAGCTGGACTGGAAGCCTCCAAGGAGGGCGGGGAGGGACTGAGCTGGAGAGCTCAGGGTTGAGGGGAGGGGTGGTGAGCAGCCGGACTCAGAGCAGCTCTGAGACACTAGCCCAGTGTGAGCGTCCCTAGGGGCGGACACGGTGTGGTATGGGGTTTCAGGCTCTTGTTTTTCATGGAGGGACTGAACCGGCTGGCTGAGGGTCCTTCCACCCCCGTCAGgatggctgggaaggaaggagcTCCGTCTGTGGATGGCGGGCAGGACGGCATGGCGAGTGGCCTCGCTGTGTCCCCGCGTGGCTACGTGGTCCCTCAGGGGCTGCTGTCCCCACCCATCAGAAACACCTCGGGTTTCCCCGTTTCTGCAGCAAGTCCCAGCTTGTGCTGAGCGACGCAGCCTCAGGGCAACAGAACCACACAGTCAACACCAACACCCTTCGTGGGCAGCCAGATCTCCCCTCCCGCAGCGCTCACAGCCCACCCCGCCACCTCAGCCACTCACTGGCGGATGAACTGGATGGCGTCCTCGTACTTCATCCCACTCTCGATGAGGGCCAGCGCCACAAGGACTGGAGCCCTGGGGGCAAACAGAAGGGCCGGGGTCTTCGGAGCCTGCGCACCCCTGTCCCCTTGGCAGGGCACCTGCTGAAGACGCAGGGCACGGGGGCCCTAGGGGTCCAGACTCCCTGCTGCCTGAAGCTCCCCCATGGAGGCCACAGCCTCGGAGCCCAGCCTGAGCACTGGGTCCAAATCCTGGCTTCCTCCTAGGCAACCTCTCTGCGATCTGCTGGGGGAGGGTTAAATAAGGGCTCCCGGGTGAAGTGCTAAGAGCTGGATCTGTGCCTGCTATCAACCCTGCTCGCCTAGGCTTCCCTCTGCGGATGGGGTTGTCCCACTGGTCATTTCATTTGATCCCAGCTGCCACTCTTCCTCCCGTTCTCCCAGCAGGGGTCTGAGGCCCCAGCTGTGCAGGGGTGGATCTTTGTGTCTGGAGAGGGGGACGACAGCCCTTTCCTGAACAAGATGTCGGGATGGTTACAACCACAGCAGGAAGAAGTTGGGTTAGACTTTGGGAAGCACTTCCTCTCTGTGATGCTGGGAGAGGACCAGTCTGGGCGCCCCAGTACTTGGGGCACGGGCCTCCTGGGAAGGTCGCATGGACGTGTGTTCAAGACCCACATCCAAAAGCGAGGCTATCAGACCACGAGATGCCCAACCACCTGACACGGCGAGCCCCACCCTGCCCCGACACTCACCGGCCCAGGCCCGCCACGCAGTGCACAGCCACGCAGCTGCCGGGGGCCTCACAGAACTTGGCCTTCACCAGGCTCAGCCAGTCTTCCACTACCTTGCCGGGTGGCGGCGCCCCGTCGTCAAACGGCCAGTCCTGCGAAGGGAAGCGACATGAGGACCCCCAGCTGCGGGAGAGTGGAGAGGTGGCCCTGGGGCTCAGGCGAGAACAGGGAGCTCTGAGAGGCAGAGGGTGCCAGGAGCCCACTAGGGTGGGGGCAGCAGATCCAGAGGGCACACAGGAGGCGTACAGTTTGGCCATGGGCACCCCATGGTGGGTGCTTTAGACTCATCATTCCCTGTACACTGCAGctgtcccctcctccaggaagccttcctagaCCACCCCACCCCTTTCTGACTGGAGCCTCGTCCAGAGTCACACAAATCCAATCCCCACACCTGTCAGCCCGAGCTCCAGTTCTGGGGTCACAATCCCTCACGCCTGTGTGCCGGCGGCAGCCTGACAGGTTTTGGGTCGGCTGGTGCAAGAGGTCTAGTCCCCTGTGGTGGCATGCAAAGACGGCTGGCACGTGCCACACACAGCCCAGGTGCCAGGAAGGACTGAAGACAGGGTTATGGGGCGAGACAGGGCCCATGTTTCCAAGGGCACTCGAAACAGGCGGTTCCACTGGGACCCCGGCCCATTGTTCCTGGGGGTTAATTTGGTCTTAGAAGATGACCTGTGCTTCCCATTGTCCCGTTCCCCAGCGCCCTGGATCGGTGGGCAAGTGAGTCTTCCCAGGGGAGGGCCCGGGCCAGAGCGCTGTGGTGGGAATGGACACGTTTCAGTCTTGGGAAAGAGAGTTCGTGCAGGGCCGCGGGACTGTGCCAGGCCTGAGGCTGTCTGGTGCCAGGGAGAGCCCGCTGGGCCCACTGAGCAGACACGCAGCCTTTGGGGGCATCtcacccctccccagcctccaggcaGGGCAACTCCTAGAGACAAGTGGTCTGCACGGCTACTTACGTCTGACCCCAATCCCTCCCGCTGCTGTGGAAGAGGAAGGAGGGTGTGGGTGCACCCCACGCGAGAAGCGGGGACACGCCTTCACCTCCCATTCTTCCAAGCAGCCCTGCTTTGAGCTGAGGAACCCAAGGCTCGGAGTGACCTGCAGTGTCACAAGGCTGGGGAGGGCAGAGGCGGGACGCAGCCCAAGGCCTATCTGACCCCAAAGCGCCAGCACTGCCACCACTCCAAACCGCCAAGCTGAGGTTATGAAACAGCAACCACAGCCAAAAGCAGAGTCCTGGGATGAAAAGCAGTGACTGAGGGGTCACTCAAGCTCCGCACTGAGGAGACAGGCCCGGATGCAGCTGGGCGGGCCTGCACCAGGGGGCAGTCGTCTACCAGGCCGGGGGTGGACCCCCTGCCCTGGGGCCGGCTCTGGGCCTGCAGCTGCTGTGGCCCATCCCCCAAGGATACGGCAGCAGAACCGCCCCACACCCCGCCCAGACCTGGGTCCCCAGGGCCAAAGGAGCCAAGGAAACTGCCCAAGGGTCCTCCCCAGGAACCTGCTGCCTGGCAACAGGGCCGCAGCCACCCgggcagaggctgagatggaccCAAGACAGGACGGGAGGAGGGTCTGAGACAGGCGGAGGAGCCCAACCCCCACCTTGGCCCATGCACCAAGCATGTGCCAGCCACCCCTGCCTGGCGAGCCAGGCTGGCCCGATCTAGAGACAGAAAGATGGGGTACACAAGGGTGAATTTCTTGAGGTCACAAGGCCCAACACCCTGGCCTTCCCTTGATGTACCCAGACACACACGTGGCCCGGCACAAACATGTCCAGGGCTGCCACAGGAGGGGCACCAAACCCTCTGTGCAGGCCCAGAGCCCCCCGCCCCACCCTCCCCCGGTGGCAGCAGCGACGAGGGTCCCCGTGGCAGGGTCCCCGTGACGCGCGCCTCACCACAACTGTGATGCCGTCCTTCTCCAGCGGCGTTTTGTCATAGGTCACTTCACACACGCGCACCACGGTGGTGGCCCCATACTTCTTCAGGTCCTGAGGGGGGAGGAcggaggaggcagggctgggctggggctgcagtgcTCAGGGAGCAGGACCCACTCACCAGGGCTCCCAGGGCACAGCTGTGTCCCCCACCGTCACCCAGGACTTGGACATGTCCCTTCAGACCCTTCAGGGTGGAGCCCTGTCCCCTCAGACCTCTCGGGGTGGAatcctgtcccctcagtcccctGGGGCAGGGGCATGGTCCCTGAAGCCCCCAGGGAAGGGCATGTCACCCTCCAGCCAGGCAGAGCCTGATGCAGTGACGCCCACCAAGAGTGGACTTCGGGCTCCGCGACTGGTCAAGGTGGTGTCTGGGTGTGAAAGAGCCTGTCCCAGGTCCCTTGGGCCACCCAGCAAAGGCAAAGGTGTCTCCACCTACATTCATGGTCACCGGCAGCTGGGACCCCAGCTCCCCAGCACACCACTCCCTCCTCTGGGGTGCTCAGGACCCCACATCTACCAGCAAGGACATTTCTTCCAGAAAAGCTACTGGGTCCCCACAGCAGGAACTGGACCCCCCAGTCCACATGTGAGCCCCTGCATCTGAGCAGCGACCCCAGCTGAGCCGCAGGGATGGGTCCAGTCCAGGGGGACTTTGGGGTCTAAGAGGGGCGGGCGTCAGCTGGGGCACCTCAGAGCAGGGAGGGTGGGCACCACTCAGATGGCGGCCAGGAGGGAGCTGGGCCCTGCACGCCACCAGGGAAGCCCCACACGACCAGGGAAAAGGTCGTGGTAGTTCACAGCCAGGCCGATATTTATACCCCCACTGCGGGGATCCACTTCACGGGGGTCACGTGTGAGGGCTGTTCCCACCCCACCTGCTCTCACAGCTATTTTGGGAGGGGTGAGGAATCAGCTGCTGGGTCTTGCTGGTCACGGGACGGGTACCTAGAACACAGAGAGGCCAGTACCCAACTATCTGAGAATGCAGGGAGCAGGCAGGGTGCTGGGCTCTCTGGCCGTGGGGTACCTCAGAGGCCCTCTGCACCCTCAGCAGAGGGAATGGCCACCCAGCCCAGGACTCAGTCCTGGCCCTGGTCACAGGTTGAGCCCTTCCTGATCCTGGTCACACAATCCTGAGCCTTGACAGTCACACACCTGTGAGCCTTCATCCTGGTCACATGCTGAGCCCCAACCCTGGTGACATACTGAGCCCTGATCCTGGTCACATACTGAGCCTTGATCTTGGTCGCACACTGAGCCCTGATCCTGGACTAAGCCTTAACCCTGGTCACAGGCTGAGCCCTCCCTAACCCTGCTGACCTACTAAGCTCTAATCCTGGTCACACACTGAGCCCTGATCCTGGACACGCACTGAGCCTCGATCCTGGTCACATAGTGAGCCCTGATCCCAGGCACACACCAAACCCTGACCCTGGTCACACATGAGCACTGATCCTGGTCAAACACTGAGCCCCAACCTTGGTCACATACTGAGTGCTGATCCTGGACACACAGAGTCCCAACCTTAGTCACACACTGAGACCTGACCTTGGTTACAGGCTTAACCCTGATTCCAGTCATATTCTGAGGACTGACCCTGGCCACTCATCATGATGTTCTCGCCAATCTTTCTTGTACATCCTGCTGTTATCTCAAGGGTCTCAGCTGTGAGAGGGACAGCCATCTTCTGTAGGGCACCTGGCTCAGTGTCCAGGGTCCAGGCTCCCTGATGGCAGGGTGCCCAATGCGTCCTGCTGCTCTACAGTTCTCAATACCCTCTCATGCCCAAATCCCTGTTTCATTATGACAAGACCATGATGGCTTATCTCATGTCACAGGGCAAAGGACTCAGTCATAAATGACCCTGCACACAGCTGCAGCCTCTGACACAGCTGGCACAGTCAGAGGCTGTCAACGGCCCCACACACCGCTGCAGACTCTGCAAATGGCCCCAGGCCTGCAAACAGCAGGGCACTCTGCAGAGACCAGGCTCCTCTAGGAGGCCACACAGGTCTCTCCAGACTCCACTCCCAAGATAGCTTCTGTAAATGCATCTGGTCCCATCTGCCAGGGTTGCCAGTGGCAGGCATCTCTGCTGGCTCTCCAGGGCACAGCGGTCCCTCCCTCCTGTGGCCAGTGCTGACCTTTGCTCAGTCCCTCCTCATATAGAAATCTGGGCCCTGAAGCCCCCTGTCCAGCCTCGTCTAACCTGAGGTCTCACCCAGAGCCCAGCAGCGTGTGGAAGCCTGGGCTAGCCATGGAGCCGCCCTGCATACTTGTCCCCCATCTGCCTGTTTCAACATTAAGCAGCCACTTCTCATACCAGGGCACCTCCTGCCCGCTCAGCCTATGCACAGAGGTCAAAAGGACAGCAAAGGGCTGGGGAGGGCCTCAGCCCAGGCCACGGCTGAGCACGCAGAGCCTGGCCCATGTATCCCCCCGCCTCACCCTCTGTCTCTATCCACATGGCATGGAGTCCCTCCTATCACATGCCAGCCCCCTGCAGGCCTCCCAGGGGACCCAGTTGATCCCCCAACACCCTCACCCCCGACCCCCAGGATACCCCCATGTCCCTCCTCC
Protein-coding sequences here:
- the LOC105488401 gene encoding protein tyrosine phosphatase type IVA 3, whose translation is MARMNRPAPVEVSYKHMRFLITHNPTNATLSTFIEDLKKYGATTVVRVCEVTYDKTPLEKDGITVVDWPFDDGAPPPGKVVEDWLSLVKAKFCEAPGSCVAVHCVAGLGRAPVLVALALIESGMKYEDAIQFIRQKRRGAINSKQLTYLEKYRPKQRLRFKDPHTHKTRCCVM